A region from the Vicia villosa cultivar HV-30 ecotype Madison, WI linkage group LG3, Vvil1.0, whole genome shotgun sequence genome encodes:
- the LOC131661414 gene encoding F-box protein 7 — MASGSDFALTVPSELESALKLKTVNYFVTRRPWLDLYGVNVRPVAPFGSASRKPYVDSALIHRTLPDELLFEVFARMTPYDLGKASCVCRKWRYTVRNPAFWRNACLKGWQLSGAVENYQILQSKYDGSWRKMWHLRPRLRTDGLYASRNTYIRAGVAEWKITNPVHIVCYFRYLRFFPSGRFLYKNSSQKIKDVVKCMNFRSSKADSVFGGHYTLTDDKVEAAVLYPGMRPTVLRMRLRLRGTITGANNRMDLISLVTSGVNTNEASAYEEDILGVVEGWQDDETHNPDVPAVSHKRGMTPFVFVPFEEVEKSVLNLPVEKMDYYVPG; from the exons ATGGCCTCAGGTTCAG ATTTTGCTTTAACTGTTCCTTCTGAACTGGAATCAGCTTTGAAGTTGAAGACGGTTAACTACTTTGTTACAAGGAGGCCATGGCTTG ATCTTTATGGAGTTAATGTGAGACCTGTTGCGCCGTTTGGAAGTGCAAGTAGAAAGCCTTATGTGGATTCCGCACTTATACATCGCACCTTACCAGATGAGCTGCTCTTTGAG GTTTTTGCTCGAATGACTCCGTATGATTTGGGAAAAGCATCTTGCGTATGTCGGAAGTGGCGGTATACAGTCCGTAACCCTGCATTTTGGCGTAATGCATGCTTGAAGGGTTGGCAG CTCTCTGGAGCAGTTGAAAACTACCAGATACTTCAATCAAAATACGACGGCTCATGGCGGAAAATGTGGCATTTACGACCAAGGTTGCGAACTGATG GTCTTTATGCAAGTAGAAATACCTACATTCGGGCTGGAGTTGCAGAATGGAAAATCACTAATCCAGTTCACATC GTCTGTTATTTCCGGTACCTGAGATTTTTTCCTTCTGGGAGATTTCTTTACAAG AATTCTTCTCAAAAGATCAAGGATGTGGTGAAGTGCATGAACTTTCGATCATCTAAAGCAGACAGTGTCTTTGGTGGACACTACACATTGACAGATGACAAG GTCGAAGCTGCTGTCTTGTATCCAGGCATGCGGCCTACTGTTCTGAGGATGCGCTTGAG GTTAAGAGGAACAATAACAGGGGCAAACAATAGGATGGATTTGATCTCACTTGTGACTAGTGGTGTGAACACTAACGAGGCAAGTGCATATGAGGAGGACATTCTTGGAGTCGTTGAAGGATGGCAGGATGATGAAACACACAACCCAGATGTGCCAGCAGTCTCACATAAGAGGGGCATGACCCCTTTTGTCTTTGTTCCATTTGAGGAG GTGGAGAAATCTGTTTTGAATTTGCCCGTGGAGAAAATGGATTATTACGTTCCTGGTTGA
- the LOC131661415 gene encoding acetyltransferase At1g77540, translating to MANIVGGAGIPMIVWNEEGKRFETNDKEAYLEYKLKNNGKVLDLVHTYVPPSKRGLGLASHLTVAAFNHANSHSLSVIPSCSYISGTFLVKNPSWNSVVYKENDASNL from the exons ATGGCGAATATTGTTGGCGGAGCTGGAATTCCAATGATCGTGTGGAACGAAGAGGGAAAGAGATTTGAAACAAATGACAAAGAAGCGTATTTGGAGTATAAGCTCAAAAACAACGGAAAAGTGTTGGATTTGGTACACACTTATGTTCCTCCTTCCAAGAGAGGTTTGGGTTTGGCTTCTCATCTCACTGTCGCCGCCTTTAATCACGCCAACTCTCACTCCTTGTCGGTCATTCCATCTTGTTCTTACATCTCT GGAACGTTTCTTGTGAAGAATCCTTCTTGGAATTCTGTGGTGTACAAAGAGAATGATGCATCTAATCTCTAA